aaaatatactacacATAGCTATACTTCATAGCAAACAATTAATGctataataatatacaataaaCCAATACTTTTGAAGCAGGTAATTTAAAGGCAATACAGATTgtatccaataaataaattcatggaAATGTTTGGGGTacagttaaaaaaatagaacGAATTTCTTCATCAcaacataattaataaaacatacaaaaattaaatcttACAATCATCCAATCGAAATCATAATTGCACAGTAcatttaattaacttattttccTTATATACAAAACACGGGTCCACTGCGTGGGCATGTGTATATTTGTGATCATCAGAGTGGGTAGTAGTCGAGCTGCACCGTCAGATGTTTGACGCCGGCCTCGCGGAAGATCCGCGACGTTTGCTCCGTCACGTACCTAGGATCCACTTCCTTGGCTACTTCTATTTTAAGTGCACCCACGTGGACGTCACTACACAGCGTCCAGAAGTGCGGTTCATGGACCGCGTGCACGCCGGCCAGGCCGACCACGCGCGTGTAAAGGTTGGGTAACGCGCGCTCGAGTGAGGTAGGAGTCCGTTGCATGAGCACGCCCGCGGAGTCGCGCACTAAAGGTATCACACTCGCGGCTATGAGGAGAGCTATGGCCATGGAGCAGATGGGGTCGGCTCTCATCCAGCCGAACGTTCTCATGAGGATAGCTGAGATGATGACACCGACGGACCCTAAGGTGTCAGCCAGTACGTGAAGGAACACTCCTCTCATGATGGCGGAGCCAGCGCCAGTAGGGGCCTCGCTGTCGTCGTCATGGGAATGACCATGGTGGTTGTGTGAATGGCCGTGGCCGCCATGGGAGTGACCATGTCCCCCGTGGCCGTGACCGTGCCCGTGGTGGAACGCGTAAATGCCCACCATGTTCACCAGGAAACCCAGTATCGATACCAGCAGCAGACGTTCATGTTTTACCTGGAATTTATGAAAATAGAATTAGTTTAAGTTTATGTTGAGAATTTGCTAAGGACTTGTGCAGGTTAGATAATAAAATCGATTGATTAGGCGTTGGTGGTCGGAAGTAGTGGATTTCACTATTTATGCAGTTAAGTAATAATCTACAAATCAACTTTGTGGAAATCGAATTATATGAACATCGCTTTGGTTGATTCTCAGCTGATCATGACCATCAAAGTTTCACTGTTGCAGCAGCATGAGATTTTAGAAGAGGAATGTTGAGTAAGCAAATAAAGTGCATGTGTGCAAATTCTGCGTTTGCTTTAGTAAACACAATttcaatgttaaaattaattacagcgTCATGAGATTTTGGTTCATGGTCCTTTTATGCACCACATGTTTTACAGTTTTACTGCTTTTTTTCTTGTCTCTTTTACTTCGCATATATCATCTACGTTTTATAACATAATGCAGTGCGGACAAAAGATATGTTTTACCCGGATATGGGAGGTGGTTCCCATATTCTGGACGTGGTGAACAGCTAGGATACACATGTATGCTTGACCAATTTATCACGACATACACTAGTATTAGTATGCTACATAAGGAATTATTCTTATCGGTTTCCAAGTCCGCCTTCAAGATACTATACTACCCTTGTGAAAACGGCCTTGCCACCCAAAACCTTACATAATCGCAGTAACACGAACACCCAATCAAATAATGACGTACTTCACAAGACGTGGTTCTGAATGTTCTGATGCAATTAAAGTTACAATCACAAGATAAGTTGCAGCACCAACGATATTAAAACACGTGCCTAAAAATAACGGATAACGAAACTTATCAGTATCACGTTAGGCTACAAAAATGTCATTCACGTGTTAACATGTAGTAGTCAAAACAGTTTATCTATCAAAGCGATCTTTATCTAATTACGGGAAGCCAAATTGAGTTGGGCAATGTCCCTTCGTTTAGTTTTTTATCGCCTCGATTAAGTTGATGGAGTTTGGTCAAACTGATGTGTGCTTCGGACAGAAATATAGGTGTTAAAGCACTATAGGCTTGGATAAAACATTGTTAacatgcaaataataaaaatgcctAGTAAAAACCGAATGAGTTTTGTAGTCGTGTCGTAAAAAAATTTTTTAACATTAAGATAAACTGGGTAGCCCACACACAGGTTTAAAGTCAGGTGTCAGATTCAAATTGCCTACCTGTAattaaatccttactaatatttacCTGTTTAGTAatctatgttaatattataaataactaatattatgtaaataaagtatcttgtatcCAAAATTTGAAGTCATTCTAACTGTAGCGCTTtgacgcctaaactactgaaccaaaaataaatgttgacaCTGTATAGACTCTagctagagcctgagaaagagCATAAACTATCTTCTTTAAAAGGGATTAATGTTCTTATCCAAGTGAGGGAATGCGGGTAgaaccgcgagaaacagctagttaacATTACGTGTCGTGTTTTATCAGCTGCAGAAGACATGTCATCATAAGACATTTCCTGATCGCTAACATAAACAAAACGTGAGATTTTTAACATGCATCACTGTTCAAATCTCCTGCGACGAGCAGTCAGTTCTAATGAAATCATTTTAAGCGAAGATAGCACAGATAATGACTGTGTTTTTGGATGAAAGATACCAACAATGATTTTGGTACCATTACCAAAATCATTGTTGCGGTATAGTAACAGGCAGAGTAATTTGCTTCAAAAGGTTTTCAGACTGCATTTGGAACTTTAAGAATTACCGAATTGCATTCATATTTACTATCAATTgggaaaataatatataaagcAAAGCATGGGTTTATCACAGAACTTTGATATGTGAATCCCCGAGACCctaacttaatcataataagAAAGAGAAAATACCCGCATTCAAGTCACTTGACCCCGAGATTTAGAGTTCAGCAACACTTCTGCTTCTGAGCTGTTTTTTACGATTACTTGGTTACTTGACCTCCACGGCAAGTGATTATCGTATCGCCTATAGGTTGATATTTAGCTAAGCTTCAGACTTGCAAAACCGGAATTCATCTTTCATCCAATATTAAGTCTCTTAAGTTTATGATCTTTCTAATATAGACTGGCGGTTTCCCACGATTACACTCGTATCCCGAGCGAACCACTACCCCATACCGGgacaaaatatagtctatgttactcggtagcttcccaacagtataagattttttctattagtcTAGTTTTTAAATGACAATAACAAATAGCTATAGAATAAGCTATGGACTAAGAAAAGGCAGAAAGGCGCCACTGTACATCGGTAGGCCGGAAGAAACGAAAAGCGGGCCAAACGTTTTCTGTGACAGATGGGTGCCAAAAGGATATCTTTGCCAAGAGTATATGTAGGACACCGTACACGggttaatataaaagaaaatggtgAATGCCCGTCTGTTTATGGTAACGATTGCTCGTAGAGgcttacttaaaaaatacaaacatccgaattaagaacctcctttttgggaagtaggTTAAAAAGTGTTTCCTTTCATCTGCTTTAGTTAAAAATAGCTCATATTTTCAGCATGAAAATtatgtctatttatttttcGCAAATGGTATCAAGACCACGCCATACAATTGGCCGGTACT
The sequence above is a segment of the Helicoverpa armigera isolate CAAS_96S chromosome 20, ASM3070526v1, whole genome shotgun sequence genome. Coding sequences within it:
- the LOC110381018 gene encoding zinc transporter 7, with protein sequence MLPLTQKDTRAPRGTVGGIREKIANWMRLIYSDKNSRNLFLFLLLNLSFAFVELFYGVWTNSLGLISDAFHMFFDCTGLVAGLAASLVSKWRANERFSYGYARAEVLAGFVNGLFLLFIAFFIMSEAVERAIEPPEVKHERLLLVSILGFLVNMVGIYAFHHGHGHGHGGHGHSHGGHGHSHNHHGHSHDDDSEAPTGAGSAIMRGVFLHVLADTLGSVGVIISAILMRTFGWMRADPICSMAIALLIAASVIPLVRDSAGVLMQRTPTSLERALPNLYTRVVGLAGVHAVHEPHFWTLCSDVHVGALKIEVAKEVDPRYVTEQTSRIFREAGVKHLTVQLDYYPL